One segment of Pyricularia oryzae 70-15 chromosome 3, whole genome shotgun sequence DNA contains the following:
- a CDS encoding SEC14 cytosolic factor, whose translation MTGSTEYATGATADPEVGYPKGHLGHLTDSETKALSEFKVLVTENGLYTPGPPPSHDDQTLLRFLRARRWVPQDAFKQFKETEEWRSTTRLDTLYDTIELDSYEQSRVMYPQWTGRRDKRGIPVYLFEIKQLDSKAVAAYEKGADDTYSRAHADGSTPPKLLRLFALYENLTRFAQPLCTEMPDRPHPQTPITLSTNIVDVSGVSLRQFWNLKAHMQAASTLATAHYPETLDRIFVIGAPFFFSTVWGWIKRWFDPITVSKIFILSQAEVLPVLSSFMEVENIPKQYGGKLEFKWCDQPNLDPAIKERATWEQGFDNFPKGPVLWKVLDEERLECVAVGSVNQKQRNIRVCTLPRSFKGVVSSNQPYHKTEAAAAASDIAAVETGVQKLDIQEAKSDSEAVTSSKEEIIAEKGASSVDAPAASAKAA comes from the exons ATGACGGGCTCCACCGAATATGCGACAGGCGCAACAGCAGACCCTGAGGTCGGCTACCCCAAAGGTCATCTCGGCCACCTCACAGACAGCGAGACCAAGGCTCTTTCAGAATTTAAGGTCCTCGTAACAGAGAATGGTCTCTACACACCAGGCCCTCCTCCATCACACGATGACCAGACTCTGtt ACGATTCCTACGAGCCCGTCGTTGGGTGCCGCAGGATGCTTTCAAGCAGTTCAAAGAAACAGAAGAGTGGAGGTCCACAACGAGATTAGATACTCTTTACGACACGATCGAGCTGGACTCATACGAGCAGAGCCGTGTAATG TACCCGCAATGGACAGGACGCAGAGACAAGAGGGGCATACCGGTATACCTTTTCGAGATCAAGCAGCTGGACAGTAAGGCAGTGGCTGCCTACGAAAAGGGAGCCGACGACACATACAGCCGCGCGCATGCCGACGGCTCGACCCCTCCCAAACTGCTGCGCTTGTTCGCCCTCTACGAGAACCTCACCCGCTTCGCTCAGCCACTATGCACCGAGATGCCCGACAGGCCCCACCCTCAGACGCCGATAACGCTGAGCACGAATATCGTAGACGTCTCGGGTGTCAGTCTACGGCAGTTCTGGAACCTCAAGGCGCACATGCAGGCCGCTAGCACGTTGGCCACTGCGCACTACCCTGAGACTCTTGACCGCATCTTTGTCATTGGCGcccccttcttcttctccacgGTGTGGGGCTGGATCAAGAGGTGGTTTGACCCCATCACGGTATCCAAGATCTTCATCCTGAGCCAAGCGGAGGTCTTGCCCGTCTTGAGCTCCTTTATGGAAGTGGAGAATATTCCAAAGCAGTACGGCGGGAAGCTCGAGTTCAAATGGTGCGACCAGCCCAACCTGGACCCGGCCATCAAGGAGCGAGCTACCTGGGAGCAAGGATTCGACAACTTCCCCAAGGGCCCCGTGCTGTGGAAGGTCTTGGATGAGGAGCGCCTCGAGTGTGTCGCCGTCGGTTCCGTCAACCAAAAGCAGCGCAACATTCGCGTTTGCACCCTGCCGCGGTCATTCAAGGGCGTTGTCTCTAGCAACCAGCCTTACCACAAGACAGAGGCAGCAGCTGCTGCGTCGGATATTGCAGCCGTCGAGACTGGCGTGCAGAAGCTCGATATCCAGGAGGCAAAGTCGGATTCTGAAGCTGTCACCTCGAGCAAAGAGGAGATCATTGCCGAGAAGGGAGCCAGTTCGGTCGATGCCCCTGCCGCGTCCGCAAAGGCCGCGTGA
- a CDS encoding magnesium-dependent phosphatase 1 — protein sequence MHLGLRVLCELLLVVVSLCVPDRRALDDMAKKLSKANAAAAHSSVNTTHSDSTQTSNFSSSSSVNKAGLSAPGPSSLPPVLTDEEPLPRLIVFDLDYTLWPFWVDTHVTPPIKAVAPADKSQHCSTVTDKIGDTYSFYSDVPRMLYTLPMAGVRLAVASRTHAPDLARDVLKQLQIPPYAAAGGLSTLANNPNMPATPAATQKQLAKEKPRRALDIFDAGLEIYPSSKVRHFDAIQKRTGIPYSEMIFFDDEARNKDVEQALGVLFCHVKDGMTWDELELGVRRWRRRRQN from the exons ATGCACCTAGGTCTGCGCGTGCTTTGCGAGCTCTTGCTGGTGGTTGTCAGTCTTTGCGTGCCGGACCGGCGAGCCCTTGACGACATGGCCAAGAAGCTGTCAAAAGCcaacgcggcggcggcgcactCCAGCGTCAACACGACGCACTCGGACTCAACCCAAACATCCAACTTCTCctcttcgtcatccgtcaACAAGGCCGGCCTCTCGGCGCCAGGGCCGAGCTCGCTGCCGCCCGTCCTCACCGACGAGGAGCCCCTCCCCCGCCTCATCGTTTTTGACCTCGACTACACA CTCTGGCCGTTCTGGGTCGACACGCACGTCACTCCCCCGATAAAGGCGGTGGCGCCCGCCGACAAGAGCCAGCACTGCAGCACCGTGACAGACAAGATCGGCGACACGTACTCGTTCTATTCCGACGTCCCGCGCATGCTGTACACGCTGCCCATGGCCGGCGTGAGGCTGGCGGTGGCGTCGCGCACGCACGCGCCCGACCTGGCCCGCGACGTGCTCAAGCAGCTGCAGATCCCGCcctacgccgccgccggcggcctgTCGACCCTGGCCAACAACCCCAACATGCCCGCGACGCCGGCCGCGACGCAGAAGCAGCTGGCCAAGGAAAAGCCGCGCAGGGCCCTCGACATCTTTGACGCCGGGCTCGAGATCTACCCGTCCAGCAAGGTGCGGCATTTTGACGCCATACAAAAGCGCACCGGCATCCCATACAGCGAGATGATCTTCTTTGACGACGAGGCCCGCAACAAGGATGTCGAGCAGGCGCTCGGCGTGCTGTTTTGTCACGTCAAGGACGGAATGACATGGGACGAGCTGGAGCTGGGCGTGAGAAGGTGGCGGAGGAGGAGACAGAACTGA
- a CDS encoding integral membrane protein TmpA produces the protein MSPTDRGRSVIWNDDFFTRPLPDIEDLSDTEAYYYDSPSSPDFKDLEEGRMQRCTPSSTSPRLSHEPLGNNTRCDIIQVSYSITGHTKDQDESSRRSRALTIQSIRHSLYRRQSLTPPKKGTRVYRYFRWNFGSVYRRIFTLAFICNLAVLVALIGQNIVGTNRLTYREASTAASANIFVAMLIRNEHIVNALFTVFGTWPRRFPLRTRRLFAKVYSYGGIHSGCGVAGTLWHVVFVALLTIDYQQRDRDQVLHALRGYVYLVSYGTLVMLALILVFAHPRVRAAIHNWFEGIHRFLGWTVVVLFWAQTLLIVFDDSPAMGLSYGRALLVSPSFWLLLLITLLVIYPWTRLRRRGVQVELLSKHCIKLNFSYRDGHYGQAIRLSDAPLKDPQRDPRLCHHFQPQDCSKPSIGHGEEAQAGDIETAKAVARAKALARQHHRQQLNHLSSSNLSNAGKTGFSVVISDAGDWTRKIIAKPPTHIYTRGVPQYGVMRIAGMFEPVIIMATGSGIAPCLALFAEMPDHPAVVDTVLRADPDAVIHDTRRQGRPDLVKIAYRMWAASGTGGEFALGGRQRLGRCEAVVVISNQSVTRNVVCNLESRGVPGYGAIFDS, from the exons ATGTCTCCCACTGACAGAGGACGCTCTGTTATATGGAATGATGACTTCTTCACGAGGCCCCTGCCTGACATCGAAGATCTATCAGACACAGAGGCATACTACTACGATTCACCCAGCTCTCCAG ACTTCAAGGACTTGGAAGAGGGCAGGATGCAGCGATGTACGCCTTCATCTACAAGCCCACGATTGAGCCATGAACCACTCGGAAACAACACTCGTTGCGACATTATCCAAGTATCTTATAGCATTACCGGCCATACAAAGGACCAAGATGAGTCCTCAAGGCGATCCCGAGCCTTGACAATACAAAGTATTCGTCACAGCCTTTATCGCAGACAATCGTTGACGCCTCCAAAGAAAGGCACACGGGTATACAGATACTTTCGTTGGAACTTTGGGTCTGTCTACAGACGCATCTTCACGCTCGCCTTCATCTGCAACCTCGCCGTCCTGGTGGCACTTATCGGCCAAAACATAGTAGGAACAAACCGCCTCACATACAGAGAGGCATCGACCGCCGCCTCGGCTAACATATTTGTGGCCATGCTGATCCGCAACGAGCACATTGTGAACGCCTTGTTTACTGTGTTTGGCACGTGGCCGAGGCGATTCCCACTCAGGACTCGCCGTCTCTTTGCCAAGGTGTACTCATACGGAGGCATCCACAGCGGCTGTGGCGTTGCAGGAACGCTCTGGCACGTGGTGTTTGTGGCCCTTCTCACGATCGACTATCAGCAAAGAGACCGGGACCAGGTGCTTCATGCACTCAGGGGCTACGTATACCTGGTCAGCTACGGCACACTTGTCATGTTGGCCCTGATCCTGGTCTTTGCGCATCCCCGAGTGCGCGCAGCCATTCACAATTGGTTTGAAGGGATACATCGCTTTCTTGGATGGACAGTCGTTGTGTTGTTCTGGGCACAGACCCTGCTCATCGTTTTTGATGACTCGCCCGCCATGGGGCTCTCGTACGGCCGAGCACTGCTCGTCAGCCCATCGTTCTGGCTGCTGCTTCTGATCACTCTGTTGGTCATCTACCCTTGGACTCGTCTGCGGCGCCGCGGAGTTCAAGTAGAGCTCTTGTCCAAGCATTGCATCAAGCTCAACTTCTCCTACCGCGATGGCCACTACGGGCAGGCCATTCGCCTATCCGATGCTCCCCTCAAAGACCCTCAAAGAGACCCACGCCTTTGCCATCATTTCCAACCCCAAGACTGCAGCAA GCCCTCGATTGGACACGGAGAAGAAGCCCAAGCTGGAGACATCGAGACGGCCAAGGCAGTAGCGAGGGCCAAAGCGCTGGCGAGACAGCACCACCGCCAACAGCTCAACCACCTATCGAGCTCGAACCTTTCCAACGCAGGCAAGACGGGGTTTTCAGTGGTCATCTCAGACGCCGGCGACTGGACGCGCAAAATCATCGCCAAGCCCCCGACACACATCTACACGCGCGGCGTGCCGCAGTACGGGGTGATGCGGATCGCGGGCATGTTCGAGCCCGTCATCATCATGGCGACCGGGTCGGGGATCGCGCCGTGCCTGGCCCTCTTTGCCGAGATGCCGGACCACCCC GCCGTCGTCGACACGGTGCTCAGGGCCGACCCGGATGCCGTCATCCACGACACCAGAAGGCAGGGCCGACCGGACCTGGTAAAGATAGCCTACCGGATGTGGGCGGCCAGCGGGACCGGTGGGGAGTTTGCGCTGGGAGGGCGACAGCGGTTGGGTCGGTGCGaggccgtcgtcgtcatctcgAATCAGTCCGTGACTAGAAATGTGGTGTGTAATCTGGAGTCGAGGGGTGTGCCTGGTTATGGGGCGATCTTTGACTCTTAG